A region of the Leishmania panamensis strain MHOM/PA/94/PSC-1 chromosome 10 sequence genome:
AACTTGTACATCGGCATCCCGGACCATGCCATGTACATCATGGGTGATGCTATCGTGTACGAGGTGTGCTACATGCTCAACTACATGCCGCTAAACATGCTCATCTCGCGCCTCTGCCCAAAGGGGTGTGAGAGCACGATGTTCGCAATCCTAGCGAGCTTCAGCAACATGGGCTCCTCGACGTCGTCCACGATTGGCGCGATCCTGATGGAGACGGTgtggcctctctcctccagccCGCCGTGCGACTTCAGCAACCTGCGCTGGCTGCTGATTGTTGGCCACCTCATCACGCCACTCATCGCCATTCCGGCAGTGTTTGTGCTCATCCCCGGAACCCGCATCTGCGATCCGATCGACCCGAGGGATGTCGAGGCCCAGTCCATCTTTCAGACGTGGCTCAACAAGTTCACTGCAACGtcggacacacacgccaagCCCCAGTGCAAATCGCTGCCAGATTCAGAGGAGAAACAGTAGTCGTCGGTGATGCGCTACGCGCgccatgtgcgtgtgttatGGTTTCTTAATCTCCTTCTTTTTTCACCTTTCGTGGGTTTGTGTGCGCTTCCTGTATCGCTTATTCCagtgcaccgcctccatATCTGCAAGTACACCGATtgattttttctttttttctttcaacGCGCTTAACAGCGGCCATGATGCGGCACTAGCCCCGCAGGCACCAAGAGACCCTGCACTACGCCGCCGCATCTgcctctttgttttgttgtACTCTTCTCACGTTTAGGCAACCCTCCTCCATGTACTGTTCCACATTTTTGTGTGCCCTTAGCTTGGAACCGTTGCATCTCACGAGGCAGCGCGCCGCTGGAGTGGGCACCAGTAGAGAAGGCAGTTTCGTTTTGTCTCAGTGCACGACGATCTTCTCCCTACCCCACTGAGCAAGTGACTGCGTacttgcttctcttctcgctcccccACATGGACCTAGGTGTATACGTGTGGTACGTGCTCACAAGtgggggcgaggaagaggaagcgacGAAGAGTTATAAGTCTCGTGGAGTAGCGCAACCGCGTTGCTCCTTTCTAACATTTTCGTTtttctgtgttttctctttcctcgatttctctctgtgtgtctttgttttctcgCTTCGTGAGCCTTGTAGATGCGTGCATGCGCGCATGTGCCGAGCGTCACGCTCAACACTGAACCTATCAACAAGGAGAGAACCATGCCACAGGCTACAAGGCTCAttttctcgcttctccctcaAAAGCATCACCCCAGCCGCGGCCAATGGAGcgctgggggaggggcgagaaAAAGCGAAGGGAGTGACGTGTAACACCTCCTCTTTCGCCATCCCCTTTTATCCTCCCTGTGTtacgcttctcttctcccttttctacccgcccttcccctctccgtcaGCATCTTtgcctccgcttctctctctgtcgatGTGTGCATGTCTGTAAGAACGGTTTTTTCTATgttatttatttatttttctgttgttcttcttcAGTAGTGATTTCGCATCGTTTATTTCTTCCACTTgacgtttttcttttcttcctgcTCTACTAGCCATGGAAGGAAGTCCCAAAGacgcacttctctctctcccccaccgcctcctccatttTATTATCGCTTTATCGTAAATATGCGCTTGTGTATGCGCATCCACGtgtctcttcccccccccctcttcgctgctttgACAGCACCTGCATTGATGCGCGTTGACACAccgggaaaaaaaggaacaCGTACGACTATTTGTGCACTTCTTCTACTCGATAGGAGCAACGCAACAACACCAAATAGCTAGCGAGgcatctctcgctctgctcACCCTGCAGCCCCTTCACATTGTTACAAGGGGCAGCTCGTGATCGCCGCTTTCTCCGTACGCACACAAGTGaggcacacccacaggcGTGCGCACACATGTGTGATGTCTCTTCGTGCGTGCTTGCTCTGCTTGGTGGTGAAGTTGCTTGGTGTGTgacggcgagggagggggcaggagAGTGCCGACTGTTGAACTGGAGCAATCCAAGGATACcgacacgagagagaagaagtgtGCGCTACGGTGTTCCTCTCACGTAAGTGGCGAAATCATCCCATAATGAGAGGGGCCCGCGTGGATCcgatgcggtgctgcgctgagaaggaaagggaaagcggaagagagacgaacaCTGTTAGctcaaagagagaaaaaatcGAATGAAGCCTTCAGTGATTAGGTTTGTCCATGTTTACTAGTGTCATTGGGAGACAAATGCGGGTAGTGAGGCTACCCTTGTATGGGCGAAGGCACACTACCACTGCTTTGGGCTCATATCCCTACCTCCTATCCCCATTTCTCCACACCCATCTCACTACATTGAACGCGCGgcgtgaaggagagcgacgcaAAAATGGCATCACTGGCAAGAGTCCACGCCCGTTTAGGCGACCCCGAGTACTCCCACGCGGACGGTGTATGCGAATTTTCGGGGAGGGCGTCGCATTTCTGTTCGCATGTCCGCGAGGTGGACAAGcgtatttttcttttttttttctgtttaATCGGTttgctcctccccctccctctctttctttacTCCTTTGTCTCTGTCCTcatttcttttctctccttttatCTGCACTattttctctgttgttgtgtGGGCTCGCACTGGCACTGTGGCAGAGGCCTGCCCCCATTTGGctttctttctgtgtgtgtttccttTCTACCTTGCAGGCTTCATCATCTCTGTTGTTCAATGTTAACTTTGGTGATGTCTGCATTTCCGCGAGTCAAGCGAAAGAACCGCACCCACGCAGGAAAATCGCACCAAATGgttctgtgtgtgcgccatCAGTGTGTGCCGTCGACCTTTCCGTAGGCGCACTGCCGCACATCGTGCGACTGTCAGGCGGCACGGACGCAGGATACTGAGCACTCCCTCCTTTGCGTACTCTCAAGCGGCTGTTGTATGGGAGTGAGTGGATTTTGCGAGGTGCTGTGTAGGTGGTGGAGGGTGGCAGCACGCAGAAGTTCTCCTGCTCATTCTCTGACTGTCCCACGTCTACAGATGCACAGGCCTGTAGGGTTCACTTCCTCTTCACGCAGTCGAAGGAGTCGCTGGCGCGTGCGGGCTTGAGGCACGACAAACGAAAACAGCAGGGGCGGGGGGTGTAGCTGCAAGCAGGCATATCCGCAACATTGCTACGGCGTCACATGCGGCACCTGTTTGCCCATTTCCTTTCCCCAccctcattctctctctttgtttctaTTCCTTTTCTCACGTGTCCCACAGCTGCACGATATATATATCTCTATATATTTATCTATATCTATATAAGCACGTACTCTCTGTGATTCAGCTGCATTTGCACGTCTCTGCAACGGGCGACTAAGAGAGAAGTGCGGAAAAGCAGGCGAGGTACCCCGCCGTGCTATCAGCATTCGTTTCGTCATAATCCATGCGCATCCACTCCCATATGCGTACACACATTCCGCTGCTCTAGCCATCTTCGCAGCCATGAAGTCCATTCTCAAGGCAGGGCGCAATAAGGATGTGGACGTAGTGGTGCCGCCCAAGGAGCTTACCATCAAGCAGATCCAGGACCAAATCCCCGCCAAGTACTTTGAGCGCTCGGCGGTGCAGAGCATGTACTACGTCTTCCGCGACATCTGCcaggtgctggcgctgtaCTTCATCATGTATCGTGCCGTGATGCCGGTGCTGGCTGCCTTCGGGGGCGTTGTGTATGGTGTGGCCGGCACAAACATCGTCAGCTATGCCGTCGTCGGTGTTGTGAAGCTTGCGGCGTGGACTGTGTTTGGGATCGCCCAGGGCCTCAACGGCTTCGCTATTTTTGTGCTCGCCCACGAGTGCGGTCATCAGGCCTTCAGCCCGTACCGCTCGCTGAACAACGCCGTCGGCTTCCTGCTGGACTCCGCCATCCTCGTCCCGTACCACAGCTGGCGCATCAGCCATGGCAACCACCACAAGAACACGAACCACCTCACCAAGGACACGGCGTTTGTGCCGCGCAAGGAGCAGCGTGTGATTGGCCTGGTCGAGGAGACGCCGCTGGTGATGCTGTGGAATATGTTTGTCATCTTCACATTTGGCTGGCAAGCGTACCTCTTTGCCAACATCGCCAGCCAGGACTACGGTCGCCGCACCAACCACTTCGAGCCCTCGTCGCCGCTCTTCAACAAGGACGACCGGTACGACATTCTGCTCTCCGATGTCGGCATCGCGGCTGCGCTGTTCATCTTGGCTCTCTGCACTTACCAGTACGGCGCGTACAACGTCTTTTGCTGGTACGTCGTGCCCTACCTCTGGACGAATTTCTGGCTGCTCTACGTCACCTACCTCCAGCATTCCGACCTGCGCATCCCGCACTACGTACACGAGCACTGGACATTTGtgcgcggc
Encoded here:
- a CDS encoding fatty acid desaturase, putative (TriTrypDB/GeneDB-style sysID: LpmP.10.1260), with product MKSILKAGRNKDVDVVVPPKELTIKQIQDQIPAKYFERSAVQSMYYVFRDICQVLALYFIMYRAVMPVLAAFGGVVYGVAGTNIVSYAVVGVVKLAAWTVFGIAQGLNGFAIFVLAHECGHQAFSPYRSLNNAVGFLLDSAILVPYHSWRISHGNHHKNTNHLTKDTAFVPRKEQRVIGLVEETPLVMLWNMFVIFTFGWQAYLFANIASQDYGRRTNHFEPSSPLFNKDDRYDILLSDVGIAAALFILALCTYQYGAYNVFCWYVVPYLWTNFWLLYVTYLQHSDLRIPHYVHEHWTFVRGAIATVDRDYGCIINNWLHYINNSHVVHHLFSQMPFYHAINVTRHHIKDIIGDAYVVDDRSLVEMLCETWRECRYVIPSEGVSVFYGFTKEGA